In a genomic window of Nocardia fluminea:
- a CDS encoding tyrosine-type recombinase/integrase has protein sequence MAEVPGSARLILVPGIAHLDEPTAVYEAMLKGWSNQQKSRLLADSTVAPRLTFIRRFVEFTGTYPWTWLPGDVEDFTVSLTSTGNLAPSTIRGYHLILRMFCDYLTDARYEWVRQCHDRFGQVPSQICHEWNTAAHLSDYEGRPARRPFTYDEVEDLFGFVDDRVDRIARSGRKGALAALRDAQMVKTVYAFGLRRNEVCHLDIADLRPNPHVREWGTYGSVHVRFGKGRGGTPRRRTVLVVPEFDWVVAGLRQWVEHARDRYDVADHPALWVTERLTRVTAVRLDIRFAELRDGAGLPPELTLHCLRHAYVTHLIEFGYPERFVQEQVGHAYASTTAIYTSVSNDFKKRVLRTALSRVYSPDGKG, from the coding sequence TTGGCTGAGGTTCCTGGCTCGGCCCGACTGATCCTGGTCCCCGGCATTGCCCATCTCGACGAACCGACCGCCGTATACGAAGCGATGCTCAAAGGGTGGTCCAACCAGCAGAAATCTCGGTTGCTGGCCGACTCGACCGTCGCACCGCGGTTGACCTTCATCCGCCGATTCGTCGAATTCACCGGGACATACCCGTGGACGTGGCTGCCCGGAGATGTCGAGGACTTCACCGTCTCGCTCACCTCGACCGGCAACCTCGCGCCCTCCACGATCCGCGGCTACCACCTGATCCTGCGAATGTTCTGCGACTACCTCACCGACGCCCGCTACGAATGGGTCCGGCAGTGCCACGACCGATTCGGGCAAGTTCCCAGCCAGATCTGCCACGAGTGGAACACCGCAGCGCACCTGAGCGACTACGAAGGACGGCCCGCCAGACGCCCGTTCACCTACGACGAAGTCGAGGACCTTTTCGGCTTCGTCGATGACCGCGTCGACCGCATAGCCCGGTCAGGACGCAAAGGCGCGCTCGCGGCGCTGCGAGATGCACAGATGGTCAAAACCGTCTACGCGTTCGGGTTGCGCCGAAACGAGGTGTGCCACCTCGATATCGCCGACCTGCGACCAAATCCTCATGTTCGCGAATGGGGCACCTACGGCTCGGTCCACGTCCGCTTCGGCAAGGGCCGCGGCGGAACACCCCGCCGCCGAACTGTCCTGGTAGTGCCCGAATTCGACTGGGTCGTCGCGGGCCTACGCCAATGGGTCGAACACGCCCGTGATCGCTACGACGTCGCCGACCATCCCGCGCTGTGGGTGACCGAACGCCTGACCCGGGTCACCGCGGTGCGGTTGGACATTCGCTTCGCTGAACTTCGTGACGGTGCCGGTCTGCCGCCGGAGTTGACGTTGCACTGCCTGCGCCACGCCTACGTCACCCACCTCATCGAGTTCGGCTACCCCGAACGATTTGTCCAGGAACAGGTCGGCCACGCTTACGCATCAACGACCGCGATCTACACCTCGGTCAGCAACGACTTCAAAAAACGAGTCCTGCGCACTGCTCTGAGCAGGGTCTATTCACCGGACGGGAAAGGCTGA
- a CDS encoding single-stranded DNA-binding protein has translation MPSEPTLPLVGNLASEIELTFTPAGVAVAHFTVASTPRVFDRNTGQWRDGDPLFLRCNIWREAAENAAESLSRGARVLVMGRLKQRSYETREGDKRTIYEIEVDELGPSLRFARAQVTRTTGRTSGGGFGQRDATVPTTHTSSETPTASGPAAPWAGDATDRDDRRESWETPVLAGAGAGFGEPPF, from the coding sequence ATGCCCAGCGAGCCGACACTGCCCTTGGTAGGCAACTTGGCCTCCGAGATAGAGCTCACTTTCACACCTGCGGGTGTGGCGGTGGCCCACTTCACCGTCGCTTCCACGCCACGGGTCTTCGACCGCAACACCGGCCAATGGCGTGACGGTGACCCGTTGTTCCTGCGTTGCAACATCTGGCGCGAGGCCGCCGAGAATGCCGCGGAGTCGTTGTCCAGGGGCGCGCGAGTTCTGGTGATGGGACGGCTCAAGCAGCGCAGCTACGAAACCCGCGAGGGCGACAAGCGCACCATCTACGAGATCGAGGTCGACGAGCTCGGGCCCAGCTTGCGTTTCGCCCGCGCCCAAGTTACCCGCACCACCGGCCGGACTAGCGGCGGTGGGTTCGGCCAGCGCGACGCCACGGTACCCACCACCCATACGAGCAGCGAGACCCCCACGGCGAGCGGGCCCGCGGCTCCATGGGCCGGTGACGCCACCGATCGTGATGATCGGCGTGAGTCGTGGGAAACGCCTGTACTCGCTGGTGCCGGTGCAGGTTTCGGCGAACCACCGTTCTGA